In the Desulfobulbaceae bacterium genome, TCTGACCAAAGGGAAACTCGCCTACGATTTTGGTGATGTTGCCAAGACAACGCCACTGTTATACATGCACACCCTTGGACATGATTTTATGCCGGCTGGTATCCATGCCGGTGGCCTCCGTTATCATGGAATGGCCCCAATAGTCAGTGCCATGGTCAGAGAAAATCTGGTTGAAACAATGAGTGTACATCAGCTTGAATGCTTTGAAGCTGGTCGTCTTTTTGCCGAAACTGAAGGGATTATTCCTGCTCCTGAAACGTGCCACGCTATTCGGGCAGCGATCATTGAGGCAACAAAGGATAAAAATGAGCCCAAAACTATCCTGTTTAACTTCTCCGGTCATGGTATGCTGGATCTTGCAAGTTATGATAAGTTCTACGCCGGTGCCTTACACAATTATGAGTACCCAGAGGGTGCGATAGCAGACGCCTTAGCCTGTCTGCCAATAGTTGATTAAACATAGCTCTCTTATAAATGCCTTCAGAGATCCGGCAAGCTCAGTTCTTTACTGGGTTTGCCGGACTTTCCACACCCCAGTGTTAGTTTCTCACGTTCGATTTTTCTTACTAATCACGGTTTTTTTCTGCCTGCATCTGTGGGCAGAACAAGGCTTTGGTGCTGAGGGGAATCCACCTGCGCCTGCAACCATTGATACCCATCAAGTCAGTCCCTTCCACAAAGCTGTTGCCACCTTAATTGACAATGGTGGTTTCATCTTTACTACCACCGGCAACAAATTGGTTGAACATAATCGTTATACCCTGTTCACACCAGCGTCTATCCTCAAGATTGCAACAGCCTCTGCCGCCGTTGCTGTCCTTGGGCCTCAATATCGTTTCAGGACAGCTTTTTATCAAGACCAGAACAATGATCTGTTCATCAAGGGCTATGGTGATCCTTTTTTAACATCTGAAGAGATCGCAGCCATCTGGAATACTCTTACCAAACTGGGCATCCGCCCTTTTAAGCGGCTGTATATTGACAACTCCTACTTTAACCTTGAGTCGTCAACAACCGATGGAGCCAAGGGCTCCAAAAATCCATATGATGCGCTTAACGCATCTCTTTCTGTAAATTTTAACGCTTTACCAATTAAAGTCACAAATGATGGTGTTGTCTCCCTTGAACCGCAAACGCCGTTCATCCCCTTAATGTCTGAATACGCAGTTGGTCTATCTCAAGGAAAACACAGAATAGCTATATCGAAAAACAAGCAGGATATAGCAGCCTACGTTGGGCAACTCTTTGTTCATTTAGCTCCTTTTAACAGTCCTGAACCAATACGTATCGAAGAAAAAACCGTACCGCCTGGATTTACAGCCATTTACGAACATCAATCGACAAAATCATTAGCTGAAATTATCAGTTCCTTACTGCTTTACTCCAATAATTTTATTGCAAACCAGCTTTTTTTATCCTGTGGAGCCGTACAATATGGCCCACCTGCCACATGGAAAAAAGGACGGGATACTTTAGAACTGTTTCTCTCTGAAAATATCGGAATCGTAAAAGATCAATTTGTTATTGAAGAAGGATCAGGGTTATCTCGCAAAAACAAGCTGACTCCGGAGGCGATGCTTCGAATTCTTGAGAATTTCAAACCATATTCGAACCTGCTGCCACGAGAAAACTCCTTATCGATAAAATCAGGAACACTTAAGGGCGTTTACTCCTACGCTGGTTACGTTAATAACGATTCAGCCCCGGCACCTTTTGTGATCATGTTGAATCAGAAGAGAAACACACGCGACGCCATTATCAGAAAATTAACCATAAAATAATGATTCATACCGTTACAGGGTCAAATTTTATGGTTGAATTTTATTTAGTAATAATTACTATAGGTTTTCAGAAATGCAACAACCTATAATAAAGGAGAGAAAAGATGAGTAAAACTATTGATAATCTATGGACTGCCTTTGCAGGAGAATCGCAAGCGAACCGAAAGTACCTTGCCTTTGCCGCCCAAGCCGACAAAGAGGGACACCCGCAAGCAGCAAAGCTGTTTCGTGCTGCTGCTGCTGCAGAAACAATTCATGCCCATTCACACCTAAAGGCGCTGGGAGTGGTAGGGACAACCCTTGACAATCTCAAAGCCGCGGCAGCTGGTGAAACTGAAGAGTTTGAGGATATGTATCCGGCTATGATTGTCACAGCAGAAGAAGAAGGCAATAAAGCGGCCCGACAATCATTTACCTTTGCTAACGAAGTTGAAAAAACTCATGCAGCACTTTACCAGAAGGCAATTGACGGTATCGATTCGATGACTGAATGCGATTACTATATCTGTAAAGTGTGCGGACATACCCACGAGCACAACGCACCAGAAAAATGCCCTGTATGCGGCGCCAATGCCCGTGCTTTTTTTAAGGCAGAATAACAGTTACCCTTCAAATTTGAAAAAAGTCCAGGTTGACAGAGATCTCAACCTGGACTTTTCAGGTTACCGTTCCAAGGCCTCAAGGTTTTTAATAATTTGCCGGATGAACATCCTGTTAATTCCAGGATAAAACCCTAAGCCCTTAAAAAACGGCTCTCCCTTAAACTCTTTCATAACAGAATCAACCTGTACACCGCCCGCCTCAAGCTCCATCGACCAGGAGGCCTCACCCTCAACAACTTCTGTAGCCATGATATCGTTCATTATATGATCTCCGGCGACATACATAAAGGGTATCAACCTGACCATCTTCGGGTTACATTGTTTAGCCTGACCAATGGCCTGATTACGAGTCAAAACCCCATCGACACCACCAATATAGACATTTTGATAGGCAGATGACAGATACCGATCAAGCCCGAGGTAGGTAGAAGTTGAACCAGAAAATGTCTCTGGTGTTCCGTGTACAACGAGTATATTGCAACCTTCTTTACTGGAGAGAAACTCTGGCTCAACTTGACTGACCGCCTCAAACACAAACGGCCATTCATGAAGCAGTGTTCCTCCAATAGTAATGTGAAGCCCAAGAAGTTCAAATGCCTCTGCTGCTTTTTCAACCTCTTCAAACTCTTGACCGGGAAAGATATGTAAAGACTGAACAACTATCTCCCGGTAGCCCTCATCGTCCAAGTCGGCAAGGGTCTGCGCCAAACTTATATAACGTCTATCCAGACCAGCCTCTTTAAATTTCTTATTTGCTCGCTCCCGCACAATTTCCGATGTAAAAGCCCAGCGAATTTCGTGATTTTTGTACTTTTCTGGGAGTTCATGCCTGAGTTGCTCCTCAAAAAAATCATAAGTAACTCGGGCCTTGGTCGTTGTACCAAATGCAGCTATAACGATGGCCGGATCACCCTTAATAGTTCGGCTCATCGCCTTTACATCCTGACCAAAGCCGCACCAGAGAATAGCAGTGACCACAATTATACAGCTCTTTATCAAGATAGTCATAGTAGGCCTGACAACCTTTTCCCTAAATGCTTTACGTAAAATTGATTGATAAACATCCCAATCATTAGTGTATCGAATAGCTTGTTTCACATAACAAATTTCCTGCTTACTCATAACAATCTCCTCATCCATGGTTTCAAGCAGGTCTGAAAAAAAAATCCCAGACCAATTTTAATAATTGACCTGGGTATCCCAATTTTTCCGCAGAATCGTAATTACAGCCTTATATCCTCGAGGCTGTGTTGTATTTTAGGCAGGTCTTCTGACTTTTCCGCCTTTACGACAGCCTTCCCAACCAGTATCGGTCAGTGGCAATAATCGGTCGTAAAGTTCCAACAGATACATTCGTTGGACGGAATTACAGCGGCGGGCCCGCTCCTGATTCTCACAGGATTCCCTATTAAGCTAAGCACCTAAAATTGATATAAATACCAACTAATCGAATTAAGCTTTCTTGCCAACAGAAAAATCAGATACTCGGAGATTTTTATTTTGTTAGTTATTTTAGCAGTCGAGATGGTTTGGAAGAAAACCGTAGTGATTGAGACCGTCAATGATTCCGGCAGCATACTTTTCGGGGCTGAAATAGATGCGGGGTTTCCCCTTGAGGTCTTCAAGTTCACGGCTGTGGTTGCCAACCACAACCCCACAGCTTCGGCCGCGAAGCATATCTTCGTCGTTTCCGGAATCACCTGCAACCATGACATTTTGGGGAGAAATTGCCCACTTATACTGAAGATATTTGATTGCTTTTCCTTTTGATGCACGATAGGGCAGGATATCTAAAAACTGGCCATGGGAAAATATTACCTGACAAAGAAGTTTCGCTGCCGCAAGGTGCTGGTGCACACGGGCCAGCAGTTCCGGGTCGTCTTTCATGTAGTAACTTATTTTAAAGGCCCTTTGTCCTTCTTGACCCTGGAGTCCGAGGAAATCAAGCCTTCCAAGAACGTCTCGTATCTGTTCCGGTTTCCAGTTTTTTGAGAGATGCTGCTGCCAGCCGCGATCAATACGCAGGTTTGGCCCATAATAGATCTCAGTACCGACTGAGCAGATAAGGACATCCGGAATTGGGATAAGCTGTTCGTTCATAATGTCGATTGTCAGCTCAAGACTTCGACCTGTGGCCACTCCCCAGGCCAACTTTCGGCTATTGCCTCGAAGAATATTGAGCAGCTGTTTTAAACTTCTTTTGTCGCCGGCCAGGGTATTGTCAATGTCTGAGATCAAAATTTTCTTTACAAGGTTCAGTCTCTGACCATAGGAAAGGGTTGCCCCTTCACCTTTGTTCACCACCGGCGGAACCTTTTTATCCGGTAAAAGCGCGATAAACTCTTCGACGCTCTTTTCACAGTGGGCATCCCAGGAATAGTGCTTCCCGACGCCGTTGATGCCGTTTTCTGAAAAGTGTTGCCACATGCTCCGATCGACAAGAATTGCTTTCAGCGCCTTAGCAATCTCCTCCGGGTTTGAAGGGTTGATCAGGGTGCCGTTTTGGCAGTTGGCGATAATGTCGATAGGGCCCCCATCATTGGTTGCCACCAGTGGCACGCCGCAGGCAGCCGCTTCAATGAGGGTAATGCCAAAAGGCTCCACCATGGCAGGATTGACAAACACACCGCCGCTTTCCGCGCATATTCTGTAAAGCTCTGGAACCTCAGAAGAAAAATCATGCTTTTTGGGGATGGCTAATTTGCCGTAGAGGTCAAATTGATCCATCAGGAGCAGCATGTTGGTGAGGACGTTCCGTTCATTGTCCTCCATGGTGGCAATATCTTTTCTAATGCCGGCAAAGACGGCCAGGTTGGCCATGGCCTGTAGTTCCTTATCCTGGCCATAGGCGGTGATCAGGCCGCAGATGTTTTTCCGGTGGTCAGGGCGGCAGAGCACAAGAATGAATGGTTTTTTGGGAACCGACCAGAAGCGGTGCAGTTCGCGGCGCAAAGCCACTCGGGCCTGCTTTGTACCTTCATCAATACTCTCCGGGGCAATCTCGTTATTATAATAGGGGTAGAAAACATCAAGGTCGATTCCCGGCGGAATGATTTTGAAAGACTTTATTTTAGAAAAATTACCATAGAGGCCATATTGCTTTTCGATCTCCTGATTGGTTGAGGTTATAATCAACTGGGCCGCCTCCATAATCTCTTCTTCAACGGCAATACGGGTTTTCATCTTAAGGTGTTCGTTGATTTTATCCTGTGCGATTCCATCTCCGAGCAGATTCACCTCTTTATTGCGCCCCAGCGAGTGACCGGTAAAGACAAAGGGGGCGGCAAAGGTTTCAGCCAGATTCATGGCAGCATAGCCCCCGTCCGCATAATGACCGTGAAAAATGTCCGGTAAGCGAAGTTGTTTTTTCAAAAAACGAATGGTTCTATCGACGAACTCCTCCATATGGGGCCAGAGCAGTTCTTTGCGGATATACTTTCTGGGCCCGCATTGTATCCTGACAATTCGGGCTTTTTCGCTTAAGGGCTCAATCTCTTCTGCATATGCAGGGGAAACCCTTTTGTCGATGATTAGTCTTGTGACAAGATCAACCTGGGAGACTAAAGGGTGCTCAGCAAGAGATTTGGCTAGTTCAAGAACATATTTTACCTGACCTCCGGTGTCGGCATCTCTGCCAAGTTCAGGAGAGTCTCCTCGTATGAGGCCGTGAATGCTGAAGAGCTGAATATAAAATCCTTTTGAGTCCATACTATACTCTCCCGTATGCTTGTGATCTGAATTGAGCGATACCAAAATGTAATCTGTTCTGCCTCTCACATGGTAATGTGAGACGATCCTTCCCTTCAGGACAAATCGTCTTGGATGTGCTTCATTACAGGTGTTGCGCCATGCTGAGAAGCAACGAAGGCGCCCCGTTTGTTGGCTTGGACAAGGCACTCCTGCCAATTGCGTTTGCGCAGAATGCCATTAATGAGAGCAGCAAAAAAGGCGTCACCGGCCCCGACGGGGTCTGCCACCTTTACCGGAAACCCGCCATGTTGAAACACACCGTCATGACAGACAAGCATGGCCCCTTTTCCACCAAGCGTGACGGCGAGAACCTCCAAATGGAATTTATCCAGAACCGCAAGAGCCATCTCTTCCAAGCCCCCTTCAGGAAGAGACGACCATTTATTTATGACCGCAAGTTCGTCTTCGTTCACCTTTCCAACATTGGCCTGCTCAAGCGAGTTGAGGACACATTCCCGGGGGGTGTAGGGCGGCCTTAAATTGACGTCATAGAAGACGGTCTCTGCCCCGGCTTGAAGGCTTCGGATGGTGGATTGGCTTATTGCTGAGCGCTGGGCCAAGGTGCCGCAGACCAGATGATAAGAGTTCTGGGTGAGTCTGCTAATCTCCGAGAGATGAATAAAGTCCCAGGCGGCCGGGGAGAGTATTTCAAAAGAGGGCTCGTTGGTGTCGTCCAGATGGACCAGAACCTGGCCGGTCGGATATTTGGGGTCGTACTGGATTGTATTAACTGTGAGGCCAAGCTGCTCGATTTTCTGAATGGCGGCTTGGCCGTATTCATCGTGGCCGACCTTACTTATGATGCGGGCGTTTTGCCCCATATCCTGCAAATGGTAAGCAACATTGAGCGGCGCGCCCCCTAATGCCTTTTTTGATGCAAAGATATCCCAGACAATTTCCCCGATGCAAATAATCATATTTATCCTTCATTTAATCATCGTTTAACATCGTTTAACAGGTATGATACCATAAAACAGATAAATAACGTGAAATAATTGTCCCAGGGAATTATGGTCATCAAACAGGTCTTTGTCTATCAGGACCAAATTTCTTTTGACGAGATTTACAAACCAGGGAGGGATTCATGCTATCGCAACTAACTGAATTTATTTTAAAAAACCGTGAAATCGTAGACAAACTTTTTCGGCGCTACCAGACCTCTGGGAAGAGTTTTTTGCTTAGAACCGACCTCTGGGATATATTTCAGGACTTTTGCAACGAAAATAACTCTTGTACACTTTTGCACTCCTCTTTCAGCCAAGCGATAGCAAAAACCCAGGAAGCAGCGATCTCCGATCAGTGGCTCTACCTTGACATTCGACCAAAAGCCGCCACTTGGCAACGTCTGCGCTATCACTTTGAGACGATGGAATTTGAAGAAATTCCCATTAGCGAGTTTTTATATTTCAAAGAGCAGCTTATTAACGGTCAATCCCATAAAAGGCCGTTGGTGGTCGACTTTAAACCCTTTGAACGATATTTACCAAAAATGAACCAGTCCAGTTCGATTGGCCGCGGTGTTGAGTTTCTGAATCGTCGACTTTCGGGGAGACTTTCCCATGATCTCATAAAAGGAGAGGCGCTCCTTCTCTCCTTCATGAAGGTCCACAATTACCAGGGCACGCCATTCATGATCAACAATCGGATTGACACGATTTCCGATCTTCGAAAGGCATTACAGCGAGGCATTGAGTTAACTGCTTCGGCCCAGGGTAATAAGAACTCAGGCCTGGGAGCACGTCTTCAGCAGTTTGGCTTTGAGCCAGGATGGGGGCGCACAGCAAAACAGATCCATGATAAATTCAGGTTGTTAGCAGATATTCTTGAGGCTCCAGACCATAGGAACCTTGAGCGGTTTCTCGGGAATATCCCGATGATCTTCAATATCGTTATTTTCTCCCCGCACGGCTATTTCGGGCAGGAGAATGTTTTAGGTCTGCCCGACACAGGAGGGCAAGTAGTCTATATTCTGGATCAGGTTCGTGCCCTCGAAAAGGAGATGAGAAAAAAGATTTATAGTCAGGGACTTGATATCGAACCAAAGATAATCATTGTGACCCGTTTAATTCCAGAGGCAGGTGATACTACCTGTGATCAGCCTCTGGAAAAGGTTGTGGGCACTGAAAATGTTCATATCCTTCGCGTTCCCTTTCGTGATGAGGGCGGGGCGGTTATTCCCCAATGGATTTCCCGATTTGAAGTGTGGCCCTATCTAGAAAACTTCAGCATGGAGGCTGAAGAAGCGGTGCTGTCCAGGCTCGGCTCAAGGCCTGATCTGATTATCGGCAATTATTCTGACGGTAATCTGGTGGCATATCTGATGGCCCAGAGACTTGGAGTGACTCAGTGCAATATTGCCCACGCCTTGGAAAAAACGAAATATCTTTACTCGGCACTGTATTGGCAAGAAATGGAAACTAATTACCACTTCTCCTGCCAGTTTACCGCCGATCTGATCGCCATGAATGCGGCTGATTTCATTATTACCTCAACTTTTCAGGAGATTGTTGGCAGCGACGAGAGTGTCGGCCAGTATGAAAGTTATTCCAGTTTCACCATGCCGAATCTCTACAGGGTTGTGGCTGGTGTGGATGTATTTGACCCCAAGTTTAACATCGTGTCGCCGGGTGCAGATAATACTGTCTATTTCCCGCACACCCAAAAGGGGAAAAGGTTTACAGTTTTAGCAGGAGAAATTGAAGAACTCCTCTTTGGCAATAATGGTAAAGGTGAGAGCCGGGGGATTATGAAAGAGAAAAACAAGCCAATTATCTTCTCCATGGCCCGACTGGATCATATTAAAAATCTCACAGGGCTGGTTGACTGGTACGGTAAAAATGAGCGTCTGCGCGATGCGGCAAATCTGCTCATTATTGGAGGATGCCTGGCCAGAGAAGACTCGGCTGACAGTGAAGAGCAAAAGCAGATTGACCTCATGCATGAACTTATGTCCCAGCATGGTTTAGATGAGCAGATGCGCTGGATAGGCGGTCGGCTTGACAAAAATCTCTCCGGTGAACTGTACCGAACCATAGCGGATCTGCGGGGAGTCTTTGTGCAGCCTGCCTTTTTTGAGGCCTTCGGCCTGACAATCATCGAGGCGATGGCCTCTGGACTACCGACCTTTGCAACGTGTTATGGCGGCCCGCTTGAAATTATTGAGGATGGAGTTTCCGGTTTTCATATTGACCCGAACCATGGCGGGATTGCCGCTGAAAAGCTAGTCGCCTTCTTTGAGCACAACAGAACCGATTCCGGGCATTGGCATAAACTGTCAAAAGGTGCCATACGGAGGGTAGAACAGCGCTATACCTGGAAATTGTATGCGAGCCGACTTCTCTCCCTCTCCTGCATTTACGGTTTCTGGAAATACGCAACAAATCTCGAGCGCCAGGAAACAGGGCGCTATCTTGAGATGTTTTATCATCTGCAGTTGAAACCTTATGCGGATAAAATTTTGAGATAATCACCACTTCCGTTTTACGATAATTTTCAAGACTATAAAGGTTTGATGGTCTCGCAGATAAGCGCTAGACTTCGAAAATCAGCTCGACATCCCCGGCTCGCTCTGAAACAAGTTTATTTCATTAATCGGTTAAAAAAACTTCTCTCTCAAACTCAACAATCGCAAAGTACCATTCATAAAGTTCAGGGTAGCTGTCGGTGGCGAACCCTGTCCATATTGCCCGACTTTGGCAGCCTGGTATGACAAGATCAATCTTCACTATTCTATTTATCCCTGGCACATAGTTCAAGCCTCAAAGATTATGAGGAACTTTCTAAAAATGGGCCTTGTCAGGATAATTTCACGGGGGTATCATGTATAAAATGACAACGCGACATGTGCTGGCGTTTACTATTTTCATTGAACACTCCTATGACAGATAAAATTCTCTTAGTTGACGACGACACCGAACATCTTGAAATGTTGGAAGATTGCTGCGCCCGTATTGGCTGCAACACCGTTTCTGCCAGTGGCGGAGAAAAAGCCGTTGAAATTTTAAAAAGCGATTCTTTTGCCATTGTTATTTCGGATATCCAGATGCCTGTCGTTGACGGTATAGGAGTTCTTGGATTTGCTAAAGAGCATGCCCCCGAGACTGACGTCGTCCTTATAACAGGATTCAGCGATAAGTACAGTTTTACTGATGTTATTAAAAAGGGAGCCACTGATTATCTAGAGAAACCTTTTACAAAGGATATTCTTGAAGCCAAAATTTTTCGAATTTTTAAAGAAAGGAGAGAGATTGCCAAGAGAAAATCCATTGAGAACATTTTAGAAAAAAAATCAAATGAACTTTCGACAAGGGTAAAAGAACTTGAATGTCTTTACAATATTAGTCAACTGCTCTACACCCATGATTTGCCGCTAGGCAAACTGTTTGATGGAGTTGTTCATTTGCTGGTAAAATCATTGCCAAGCCCCCAACACACCGTAGCCCGAATAACTTACGATAATAGGTGTTTCCAATCTATAAATTTTCGTGAAACCGCCTTGGGTTACAGAAAAGATATCTTTTGCCATGGTATGATGGTCGGCTCTTTGGAGATTTATTGCTCTAAAGAACATCCCACCGTTCCAGGCAGGTCACTTTTGGAAGAAAAAAGCTCGCTGATCTCATCGATAACAGAACGTCTCGGTAAAATCATTGCGAGGTACCGGGCTGAGGAGCAGTTAAGTGTTTTAAACGAGCAGCTAGAGGAAAAAGTAATGGTACGTACTGAAGCGCTTAACAAAGCTCTTCAAGACAAGAATAAAGCCCAGTCGGAACTATATGCCATTTTCAACTCTAATCCTGACGGTATCATTACCGTAGATTCGCGCATGATAGTAATGCATAAAAACAATGTACATATGTCGAGCCTTAAAATTGAAGAAGGTGAACCCTTCAGGTCGTTGGGCACTCATTTGCAAAAAGAATGTTTTAAGATTTTGAACTCAACCCTATTGGATCAA is a window encoding:
- a CDS encoding sucrose synthase, which translates into the protein MLSQLTEFILKNREIVDKLFRRYQTSGKSFLLRTDLWDIFQDFCNENNSCTLLHSSFSQAIAKTQEAAISDQWLYLDIRPKAATWQRLRYHFETMEFEEIPISEFLYFKEQLINGQSHKRPLVVDFKPFERYLPKMNQSSSIGRGVEFLNRRLSGRLSHDLIKGEALLLSFMKVHNYQGTPFMINNRIDTISDLRKALQRGIELTASAQGNKNSGLGARLQQFGFEPGWGRTAKQIHDKFRLLADILEAPDHRNLERFLGNIPMIFNIVIFSPHGYFGQENVLGLPDTGGQVVYILDQVRALEKEMRKKIYSQGLDIEPKIIIVTRLIPEAGDTTCDQPLEKVVGTENVHILRVPFRDEGGAVIPQWISRFEVWPYLENFSMEAEEAVLSRLGSRPDLIIGNYSDGNLVAYLMAQRLGVTQCNIAHALEKTKYLYSALYWQEMETNYHFSCQFTADLIAMNAADFIITSTFQEIVGSDESVGQYESYSSFTMPNLYRVVAGVDVFDPKFNIVSPGADNTVYFPHTQKGKRFTVLAGEIEELLFGNNGKGESRGIMKEKNKPIIFSMARLDHIKNLTGLVDWYGKNERLRDAANLLIIGGCLAREDSADSEEQKQIDLMHELMSQHGLDEQMRWIGGRLDKNLSGELYRTIADLRGVFVQPAFFEAFGLTIIEAMASGLPTFATCYGGPLEIIEDGVSGFHIDPNHGGIAAEKLVAFFEHNRTDSGHWHKLSKGAIRRVEQRYTWKLYASRLLSLSCIYGFWKYATNLERQETGRYLEMFYHLQLKPYADKILR
- a CDS encoding sirohydrochlorin cobaltochelatase, encoding MSKQEICYVKQAIRYTNDWDVYQSILRKAFREKVVRPTMTILIKSCIIVVTAILWCGFGQDVKAMSRTIKGDPAIVIAAFGTTTKARVTYDFFEEQLRHELPEKYKNHEIRWAFTSEIVRERANKKFKEAGLDRRYISLAQTLADLDDEGYREIVVQSLHIFPGQEFEEVEKAAEAFELLGLHITIGGTLLHEWPFVFEAVSQVEPEFLSSKEGCNILVVHGTPETFSGSTSTYLGLDRYLSSAYQNVYIGGVDGVLTRNQAIGQAKQCNPKMVRLIPFMYVAGDHIMNDIMATEVVEGEASWSMELEAGGVQVDSVMKEFKGEPFFKGLGFYPGINRMFIRQIIKNLEALER
- a CDS encoding carbohydrate kinase yields the protein MIICIGEIVWDIFASKKALGGAPLNVAYHLQDMGQNARIISKVGHDEYGQAAIQKIEQLGLTVNTIQYDPKYPTGQVLVHLDDTNEPSFEILSPAAWDFIHLSEISRLTQNSYHLVCGTLAQRSAISQSTIRSLQAGAETVFYDVNLRPPYTPRECVLNSLEQANVGKVNEDELAVINKWSSLPEGGLEEMALAVLDKFHLEVLAVTLGGKGAMLVCHDGVFQHGGFPVKVADPVGAGDAFFAALINGILRKRNWQECLVQANKRGAFVASQHGATPVMKHIQDDLS
- a CDS encoding rubrerythrin family protein, which encodes MSKTIDNLWTAFAGESQANRKYLAFAAQADKEGHPQAAKLFRAAAAAETIHAHSHLKALGVVGTTLDNLKAAAAGETEEFEDMYPAMIVTAEEEGNKAARQSFTFANEVEKTHAALYQKAIDGIDSMTECDYYICKVCGHTHEHNAPEKCPVCGANARAFFKAE
- a CDS encoding HAD-IIB family hydrolase, which encodes MDSKGFYIQLFSIHGLIRGDSPELGRDADTGGQVKYVLELAKSLAEHPLVSQVDLVTRLIIDKRVSPAYAEEIEPLSEKARIVRIQCGPRKYIRKELLWPHMEEFVDRTIRFLKKQLRLPDIFHGHYADGGYAAMNLAETFAAPFVFTGHSLGRNKEVNLLGDGIAQDKINEHLKMKTRIAVEEEIMEAAQLIITSTNQEIEKQYGLYGNFSKIKSFKIIPPGIDLDVFYPYYNNEIAPESIDEGTKQARVALRRELHRFWSVPKKPFILVLCRPDHRKNICGLITAYGQDKELQAMANLAVFAGIRKDIATMEDNERNVLTNMLLLMDQFDLYGKLAIPKKHDFSSEVPELYRICAESGGVFVNPAMVEPFGITLIEAAACGVPLVATNDGGPIDIIANCQNGTLINPSNPEEIAKALKAILVDRSMWQHFSENGINGVGKHYSWDAHCEKSVEEFIALLPDKKVPPVVNKGEGATLSYGQRLNLVKKILISDIDNTLAGDKRSLKQLLNILRGNSRKLAWGVATGRSLELTIDIMNEQLIPIPDVLICSVGTEIYYGPNLRIDRGWQQHLSKNWKPEQIRDVLGRLDFLGLQGQEGQRAFKISYYMKDDPELLARVHQHLAAAKLLCQVIFSHGQFLDILPYRASKGKAIKYLQYKWAISPQNVMVAGDSGNDEDMLRGRSCGVVVGNHSRELEDLKGKPRIYFSPEKYAAGIIDGLNHYGFLPNHLDC
- a CDS encoding D-alanyl-D-alanine carboxypeptidase, with the protein product MLVSHVRFFLLITVFFCLHLWAEQGFGAEGNPPAPATIDTHQVSPFHKAVATLIDNGGFIFTTTGNKLVEHNRYTLFTPASILKIATASAAVAVLGPQYRFRTAFYQDQNNDLFIKGYGDPFLTSEEIAAIWNTLTKLGIRPFKRLYIDNSYFNLESSTTDGAKGSKNPYDALNASLSVNFNALPIKVTNDGVVSLEPQTPFIPLMSEYAVGLSQGKHRIAISKNKQDIAAYVGQLFVHLAPFNSPEPIRIEEKTVPPGFTAIYEHQSTKSLAEIISSLLLYSNNFIANQLFLSCGAVQYGPPATWKKGRDTLELFLSENIGIVKDQFVIEEGSGLSRKNKLTPEAMLRILENFKPYSNLLPRENSLSIKSGTLKGVYSYAGYVNNDSAPAPFVIMLNQKRNTRDAIIRKLTIK